One region of Bacillus pumilus genomic DNA includes:
- a CDS encoding PTS sugar transporter subunit IIB — protein sequence MNILLVCAAGMSTSLLVTKMEKSAQEQGKDYRIWAVSGDSAKNHIDQADVLLLGPQVRYLLPQMKKLGEEKGIPVDVINTVHYGVCNGAEVLKSAEQLVNG from the coding sequence ATGAACATCTTATTGGTTTGTGCAGCAGGTATGTCAACAAGCTTACTAGTCACAAAAATGGAGAAAAGCGCACAAGAACAAGGAAAAGACTATCGTATTTGGGCAGTATCTGGAGATTCAGCAAAAAATCATATTGATCAAGCCGATGTGCTTTTATTAGGACCACAGGTTCGATATTTATTACCACAAATGAAAAAGCTCGGAGAAGAAAAAGGGATTCCAGTCGACGTCATCAATACCGTGCATTACGGCGTATGTAATGGGGCTGAGGTTTTAAAATCTGCTGAACAGTTAGTGAACGGATAA